GAGCGCCTACTCACGCGTTGTGCAGGCTGCGGGTCGGGAACGCGGTCTGCACTCCGGACTGTTCTGGGCTTCGGACTGATCTGGGCTGTGGATCCGTCTCTGCGCAGTTTAACAATACAACAACATAAATTAATGAGTTTTGGTCTCCTTGCTGCTGCGCCTGTGACATGATGTATAAACTCCCCCGCTCCATGCTGCCTGCGAAATCTGATGCTGAAGAACAATTAATGGTTATAATTGTAATTACCATAATTAGGAAGATAAAAATATTGTGTTGAGTTACAGTTGTAGGGCCCGTGCTGTTTTTATCCTTTACTCTCCACAAAAAGGTGAAATGACTCAAAATGTTCCACAGCCAGATCCATGTGATGACTGCTGTGTGAAGTCTGTCCTCCAGCTTCAGAGACAGACTGGACTGATCATGTGTCTGTGATTGTCACGCAGGCCAGCTGATTCACGCATACAGCGGAGGAGCGCGCGCTGCTCCCGGCTGCCCCTTGCGGTGTTTGGTGATAATAATGttgacaggttttttttctttctttttttcatatctGTTCTGGACGGGTTTACTGTCGGTCACTTAGACCATGCAGGGGCCCCTGgaaagggaggggaggaaggggatGGGAGGGGGAGAGTATGACCCACGCTCTCTGTTCCAGGAAAATAACCTATTTATGAAGTGTGTAGTAGAACATTATCAAAACAAATGAGATCAAGTTAACCATTAACAATATTCTTATTGCTGTTGAGCCACATGGAAAGCAACAACAGTGTGCTGAGCAACAGGTCATAAAGTTGTAGCCTTGAACTTAAATAGGGCACCTGAAAAGGTGAATGAAAACCCTGTTATAACAGGAAATGCAGTAAACATGCAGTAAAACtatagacagaaaaaaatgtatgtagtCATACCATAGGAGATCTGTTGTCAATAACACTTTatgataaccatcattaatatatatggtaaatgtatagttcaTTAAACTTTAATGATAGTTATTAATGgtgaatatttatttcactgttaacaaacagtaaaatactgtaCTAAGCTACTCAGTATTTAGTAACCATTTACAAATTATTATGAACATCCAGCGTAAGGTAAcgctttatattaaggtccttgtaataagtgtTAGTCCCGTGGTAATAAGGCCTTTGAAAGTCCTCAGAAGATGCTTATTAACCCCAatgatggaaaaataaacatgtttattgttagattatcAGACATTTACAAGAAACATGCTAATAGTTTATAGACTGCTCAAGAGcattaaatgtatttcaaatatatttacTAAGTTGAATTAAGAGTTCAGTTTGTAAGACATCTGACTGTTGAGTCTCAGTAGGTCGCTCAGGAGGTCAGccagccaccaacccaaagcatcagtatttggcATTTATCATCAATTAttttacaaattggacctttagCCTACCTATTATTTCATTGATCAATCTTTACTGagcttttttgttgctttattaagatcAATGCATACCTTATTATGTACTAACAAGTTAACTATGctttttgcagctttttaaaaagcaatctTAAACAACTGTTAAGTGCtaataaatgtcttataatccACCAATACAAATCTTTATTagtactttttattattattattctaacTTTTACAGTCTTATTACCTTGAAAACTAGCGTTATAAGAACCTTaatgtaaagtgttaccaaatacactcaaaataggttgctgattaatttctttttcaaacctCTAATTGATTAATAATCAACTTCCTGTTGCTGCTCTACTTGTAGTAatatctgaaaatgaaaaagaaaacactaagtgagtttgacatttttttatgttttttttctccctaatGGCCTTTATCAGTGGGTGTAAAGGGTCACAAGCAGAAAGGCTGGGGACCAGTGCAGCAGATGATTgtataacaataaatatatgACACAGAGACTCATTATCCTTTGTGTTGTGTCACTGATAATCTAATGTGGGTGCTCTAAATGGCGGCCTCATTCAGATATCAGCTCGCAGGTCTAAAATGCTGCAGCATTttgcacacacagactgtgaCTATCAGCTCATATAGTCTGACAGATGGATCAGAGGATATGGGACCGTATATATTTTTCATTGGATGCATAATCACCAAATACTCTCAATTTAAAGTCAGAATGTTCTTTTAAATCTGAGCAGTAGGCACATGTGGGATTAAGATTATCAGACTTCTCACTGTctctgtttatttctctttagAAAGACTGTATCCTGGCCGGAGACCTTGGATTGTTTCCCTGACGCTGACTTTTTCCACCCTGAGAAGCACGGCAGGTGTTTCACTATCTAACCCGAGTGGGAAGCCTGGCCTTGGTGACCTGGGTTTGTTTGGCCTAACTTTCCCAGCAGCACAAGGAATAATTCTCCTACAAATCACCCTAAACACAGACTTCAAGTCCTACAAGAGACAGCAGTTTGGCACTATCCAGGGATGGTAGATAACTCCCCAGTCAGGGGGGGAACTTTTCTTCCTTACTGTGGCTCTCCACAGGCCTATCGGCTATCAGACATGGTGACAGATCTGGGCTCCTACCAGGTGATACCCTCGCCTTTTTCGGAGGATGACCTGAGTGAGTCATCCAGCCCCTGCTCCTGTTCCAGCCCAGACTCCCAAGTGCTCAGCTCTAGCTATGGCAGCAACTCTAGTGCTGAGAGCCAGGACAGCATCCTGGATCACCTGCTGTCCCAGGCCTCTTTAGGAGGTGCCAACAGTGTACCGACAGGATCTGTGGCACCTATACCATTATCCCCTTTTCTCTGGGACTCACAGAGAGATGAGCCCTCCAAACATGAGCCTGTGAAGGAGGAACATTTTGACTTCCTCACCTGGTCCAATGTGAAGACAGAGGAACAACCTGGAGGGTCTTTCCAGCCCACACTGGAAGAGATCGAAGAATTCCTGGAGGAGAATATGGAGGTGGTAACGAAGAAGGAGGAGATCAGAGAAAGTTGCCCAGGGTTGGGAATGGGACTGGAGGAGGCTCTTGGTCTAGAGGTTGGCCTGGAGTGGTGCAGGGAAGCCTCCCCTGAGCCTAAGCAGGAGCCAGAGGACAGGTGTTCAGACCAAACTGTCCCCACTGCTGGCCTAGCCACTGCTGCCTCCAGTGAGACCAAAACTACAGATAACCCCACACTTGAATCCAGCTCAGGGGCCAAGAAGGCTTCAGAGAGCAAACCTTCATCAGTAGACAGTGGTACAAACAGTAGTGGGGTGCCGGTCATTCTACAGATTCAGCCCCTTCAGGTCAAGCAGGAGCCCACAGTAGTGCCTCTTACCCCTGTAGCCCAGCCCCCACAGCCTGCCCCAGCCTCAGACATCAAAATTGCACAGCTACTGGTCAACATCCAGGGTCAGACCTTTGCCCTGGTGCCCCACATCCTGCCCTCGCCCAGCTTTAATATCTCCTCCAAGTTTGTACGCATTGCACCGGTCCCCATTGCAGCCAAGCCTCTGGGGCTTGGGGATAGCTCAGCCAGCCAGGGATCAGGGATTCTTGTTGGGGGACAAAAGTTCCAGAAGAACCCGGTGGCGGATCTTATCAAAATGCACAAATGCACTTTTCCTGGCTGCACCAAGATGTACACGAAGAGCAGCCACCTAAAGGCCCACTTGAGGAGGCACACAGGGGAGAAGCCTTTCACCTGCAACTGGCAGGGATGTGGATGGAGGTGGGTACTGGTGAGGGAAAAGTCAGCTGATTGAATGAATGTATTACTGTGTACATGTAAAGATACAGCACCAAACACTCCACCTGTTCCCTGTCCATCCCAAATGACCATAATCAGCCACTGCAGCTTTTGATGCGTTTGTTATCTCACTAGATTAGAGTCTGTGATTGACTCATATTTATGATTAAGATTAAGATGTGGCTGCTTATATAAAGCCTGTTTGAAGGTTTGTTTGTCCA
This Pagrus major chromosome 6, Pma_NU_1.0 DNA region includes the following protein-coding sequences:
- the LOC140998073 gene encoding Krueppel-like factor 15; this translates as MVDNSPVRGGTFLPYCGSPQAYRLSDMVTDLGSYQVIPSPFSEDDLSESSSPCSCSSPDSQVLSSSYGSNSSAESQDSILDHLLSQASLGGANSVPTGSVAPIPLSPFLWDSQRDEPSKHEPVKEEHFDFLTWSNVKTEEQPGGSFQPTLEEIEEFLEENMEVVTKKEEIRESCPGLGMGLEEALGLEVGLEWCREASPEPKQEPEDRCSDQTVPTAGLATAASSETKTTDNPTLESSSGAKKASESKPSSVDSGTNSSGVPVILQIQPLQVKQEPTVVPLTPVAQPPQPAPASDIKIAQLLVNIQGQTFALVPHILPSPSFNISSKFVRIAPVPIAAKPLGLGDSSASQGSGILVGGQKFQKNPVADLIKMHKCTFPGCTKMYTKSSHLKAHLRRHTGEKPFTCNWQGCGWRFSRSDELSRHRRSHSGVKPYQCPVCEKKFARSDHLSKHIKVHRFPRTSRTVRSAN